One Methanoculleus sp. 7T genomic window carries:
- a CDS encoding site-specific integrase: MDDLDKMKSLDAINRKHLEGYVRGLRLKQLKEKTIRTKLWRIYPFLQYLNFIDAKTVTREQLEDYIIERQNQCSPFTVQGDILEVKLFFRWLTPGREKDLFQNIKIKKPRRHLPVEQLITREDIIRLVDACDKPRDRALIMLMWDSGARIGELLSLNIGHVQFDRYGAVVIVTGKTGMRRLRLISSVPDLQTWINMHPLRADANAPLFVTSRRYGHEPRRMSARTVENRLKYVARKLGMTKPIHPHAIRHARLTDLTRSNGKKQGLSEMELRLVAGWEKNSAMPEVYIHLSGADVERKLLENAGFIDDTPDPADTALEPRQCPRCKALNAYDALFCAKCSMALVEEAARKVDESTEEAKQSEDYLQLLLQIKKDLGLS; encoded by the coding sequence ATGGACGATCTCGACAAGATGAAATCACTGGACGCCATCAACCGCAAGCACCTTGAAGGCTACGTCAGGGGGCTCCGCCTCAAGCAGCTCAAAGAGAAGACCATCAGAACAAAACTCTGGCGCATCTACCCGTTCCTTCAGTACCTGAACTTCATCGATGCAAAGACAGTCACCCGGGAACAACTGGAAGACTACATCATCGAGCGACAGAACCAGTGCAGTCCCTTCACGGTCCAGGGGGACATCCTCGAAGTGAAACTCTTCTTCCGCTGGCTCACCCCGGGAAGAGAGAAAGACCTCTTCCAGAACATCAAGATCAAGAAGCCCCGCCGGCACCTCCCGGTGGAGCAACTCATCACCCGCGAGGACATCATCCGGCTCGTCGACGCCTGTGACAAGCCTCGCGACCGAGCGCTGATCATGCTCATGTGGGACTCCGGCGCCCGGATCGGGGAACTCCTTAGCCTCAACATCGGCCACGTCCAGTTCGACCGCTATGGTGCGGTGGTGATTGTGACCGGCAAGACCGGGATGCGGCGGCTCCGCCTGATCAGCTCCGTGCCAGATCTACAGACCTGGATCAATATGCACCCACTCCGTGCGGATGCAAACGCACCGCTCTTCGTGACCTCCCGGAGATACGGGCATGAGCCCCGGCGCATGAGTGCCCGGACCGTTGAGAACAGACTGAAGTACGTCGCCCGGAAACTTGGGATGACAAAACCGATTCACCCGCACGCGATCCGCCATGCCCGGCTCACCGATCTGACCCGGAGCAACGGTAAGAAGCAGGGGCTCTCCGAGATGGAGCTCCGGCTCGTCGCCGGCTGGGAGAAGAACAGCGCGATGCCGGAGGTGTATATCCATCTGTCGGGTGCGGATGTCGAGCGGAAGCTGCTGGAGAACGCAGGGTTCATCGATGACACTCCCGATCCGGCGGATACCGCGCTCGAGCCCCGGCAGTGCCCGCGGTGCAAGGCCCTGAACGCCTATGATGCACTCTTCTGCGCGAAGTGCTCGATGGCGCTTGTCGAGGAGGCGGCAAGGAAGGTGGATGAGTCGACGGAGGAGGCGAAGCAGAGCGAAGATTACCTGCAGTTGCTCCTGCAGATTAAGAAAGATTTAGGATTATCTTGA
- a CDS encoding HFX_2341 family transcriptional regulator domain-containing protein — MLAVRWTMNGFPKNIHVVPLGHEIDRAVRPFDHTSADLVYVLAVTDREKYAKEMIDQQEYFTQQVIKGLEERHITTQFISADLFDMLTVMQHISYIIRQERDNGNDVHVNISACGRLTSIATAFAAMAVSGDLEDEEKTPVRVYYVHANRYSETKEERLQHGISICTGEKITLFENFQIVMPDPVSTDLLVHLMDKPAGIDTDNLFAFLREKQVEGFAKDLNTLNKYEKRPIQSNYLMKANKRYLERLQRRGYISIKKPQLTKTISITPAGRHIASISGKVKPLRDRFP, encoded by the coding sequence ATGCTAGCAGTTAGGTGGACGATGAACGGGTTTCCGAAAAATATCCATGTTGTGCCTCTCGGTCACGAGATTGATAGAGCTGTGCGCCCTTTTGACCATACATCTGCAGATCTGGTGTACGTCCTTGCAGTGACCGATCGGGAGAAGTATGCAAAAGAGATGATTGACCAGCAGGAGTATTTCACCCAACAGGTCATCAAGGGATTAGAAGAACGGCACATTACGACGCAATTCATTTCTGCAGACTTGTTTGATATGCTCACGGTCATGCAGCACATATCCTATATAATCCGCCAGGAACGGGACAATGGAAATGACGTGCATGTCAACATATCAGCCTGTGGCCGTCTTACATCGATCGCCACTGCGTTCGCTGCAATGGCAGTAAGCGGAGATTTGGAGGATGAGGAGAAAACTCCAGTCAGGGTATACTATGTGCATGCTAACAGATACTCAGAAACCAAAGAAGAGCGATTACAGCACGGTATTTCTATCTGCACCGGTGAGAAGATTACGTTGTTCGAAAACTTTCAGATCGTGATGCCCGATCCTGTGAGCACTGACCTTCTCGTCCACCTTATGGACAAACCCGCCGGTATAGATACAGATAATCTGTTCGCCTTCTTGCGAGAGAAACAGGTTGAAGGGTTCGCTAAAGATCTCAATACCTTGAACAAGTACGAGAAACGCCCTATTCAGAGCAATTACCTTATGAAGGCGAATAAACGGTACTTGGAGAGATTGCAGAGGCGAGGGTACATCTCGATAAAAAAACCTCAGCTTACAAAGACCATCTCGATCACTCCTGCCGGAAGGCACATCGCCAGTATCAGCGGCAAAGTAAAACCCCTTCGCGACCGGTTCCCGTAG